In Saccharomyces eubayanus strain FM1318 chromosome XIII, whole genome shotgun sequence, one DNA window encodes the following:
- the ABF2 gene encoding DNA-binding protein ABF2: MNTYSLLTRSFHQSTKPLFNLTSTLLKASKRTQIRNELIKQGPKRPTSAYFLYLQDYRGQLAKENPTLRPAELSKIAGEKWQTLEASLKDKYITQRKQLFSEYQKAKKIFNDKLPPKKPAGPFIKYANDVRTEVLSQHPETSQLDLMKIIGDKWQNLDQGTKDKYTQEYKKALQEYNASFPLE; encoded by the coding sequence ATGAACACTTACAGTCTACTGACCAGGTCCTTCCACCAATCTACAAAGCCTCTCTTCAACTTGACCAGCACCTTGTTGAAAGCCTCCAAGAGAACGCAAATTAGAAATGAGTTAATAAAACAAGGGCCCAAGAGGCCTACCTCTGCTTATTTCTTGTATTTGCAAGACTACAGGGGCCAATTAGCCAAGGAAAACCCAACCTTGCGCCCTGCCGAACTAAGCAAGATCGCCGgtgaaaaatggcaaacTTTGGAGGCAAGTTTAAAAGATAAGTACATAACCCAAAGAAAGCAATTGTTTTCTGAATACCAAAAGGCCAAGAAGATCTTCAACGATAAACTGCCCCCAAAGAAACCTGCTGGTCCCTTCATCAAATACGCTAACGACGTCCGTACTGAAGTCCTTAGCCAACATCCTGAGACTTCTCAACTGGACTTGATGAAAATTATCGGAGATAAATGGCAAAATTTGGATCAAGGTACCAAAGATAAATATACTCaagaatataaaaaagCTCTTCAGGAGTATAACGCTAGCTTCCCGCTCGAATGA
- the MOT3 gene encoding Mot3p produces the protein MNAEHHLQQQQQQQQQQQQHTILQNVSNINTAGVDPLTSRTFNASVASSNKDDVIVNPSTRELPMPLHQQQYIYPYYQYSNSNNSNSGNVATANNTAASPIIHSNSNSNSNNSAADFGGAHNNSTTTNTNNNANNIHTNQYAAAAAATANMNANAAAAAAYYAFPNSNVPIPQQDQPYMFNPASYISHYYSAMNNNMNNNNNNNNNNNNNNNNNNNNSGSSNAPNPSNNLPPHPVPPPPQHHRHNNSNSSNANTNNPPPPHHPTIITDQFQFQLQQNGSTNLNMNINPAQPLHLPPGWKINTMPQPHPAAASNHAPLPPQPQNPVAPNAMPAPSSDQKYIHQCQFCEKSFKRKSWLKRHLLSHSQQRHFLCPWCLSRQKRKDNLLQHMKLKHTNYLLDELKKNNIIFNYNNSTTTSNNASSGSGSAAVAPGTEDGNSFDPNIKTLINDGVLNKDDVKRVLNNLIVSHNK, from the coding sequence ATGAATGCGGAACACCATCttcagcaacaacaacaacaacaacagcagcagcagcagcataCCATACTGCAGAACGTATCGAATATCAATACCGCCGGTGTTGATCCGCTCACGTCGCGGACTTTTAACGCGTCCGTCGCCTCCTCCAACAAGGACGACGTAATAGTAAACCCTAGCACAAGAGAACTGCCCATGCCCTTGCACCAGCAGCAGTATATATATCCGTACTACCAGTATTCCAACAGCAATAACAGCAATAGTGGTAACGTTGCGACTGCAAACAACACGGCCGCTTCTCCGATCATTcacagcaacagcaacagtAACAGCAACAACTCTGCCGCTGATTTCGGCGGCGCTCACAACAACAGCACCACGaccaacaccaacaacaatgcTAATAATATTCATACAAACCAATAcgccgccgccgccgccgccACTGCGAACATGAACGCAAACGCTGCTGCCGCCGCCGCTTACTACGCTTTTCCCAATTCAAATGTCCCCATACCGCAACAGGATCAACCATACATGTTCAATCCTGCCTCCTACATAAGTCACTACTACTCAGCCATGAACAATAACatgaacaacaacaacaacaacaacaacaacaacaacaacaacaacaacaacaacaacaacaatagtGGCAGCAGCAATGCCCCTAATCCCAGCAACAACCTCCCCCCACATCCCGTccctcctcctcctcaGCACCATCGCCACAACAACAGTAACAGCAGTAACGCGAATACGAACAACCCTCCCCCGCCGCATCACCCGACCATAATAACAGACCAATTCCAGTTCCAACTACAGCAAAATGGCTCTACGAACCTAAACATGAATATCAACCCGGCACAGCCTCTGCATCTCCCTCCCGGTTGGAAAATAAACACCATGCCGCAACCGCATCCAGCAGCTGCTTCCAACCACGCACCTCTACCGCCTCAGCCGCAAAACCCCGTGGCTCCCAACGCCATGCCGGCGCCTTCGTCCGACCAAAAATACATCCATCAATGCCAGTTTTGCGAAAAATCGTTCAAGAGAAAATCGTGGCTGAAAAGACATCTACTGTCGCATTCTCAACAGAGACATTTCCTGTGTCCATGGTGCTTGAGCAGacaaaagaggaaagaCAACCTCTTACAGCACATGAAACTCAAGCACACGAACTATTTATTGGatgaattgaagaaaaacaacatTATCTTCAACTACAACAATTCCACCACTACCAGTAATAACGCCAGCAGTGGTAGCGGTAGCGCGGCGGTGGCCCCGGGGACTGAAGACGGCAACAGCTTCGATCCGAACATCAAGACTTTAATCAATGATGGCGTACTGAACAAGGACGACGTTAAGCGTGTTTTGAATAACCTTATTGTCAGTCATAACAAATAG
- the SDD2 gene encoding Sdd2p: MDPELQAIREARLAQLKSNGGGANGGANGDRNGGASNNGGDNSAPVGAAIASFLEPQALERLSRVALVRRDRAQAVEAYLKKLIGTNNVTHKITENEIVSILNGIAKQQNSQSNNKIIFERKNFNEDLNSFDKPNAKNDCDEDDDDFFD; encoded by the coding sequence ATGGATCCGGAGTTGCAAGCCATTAGAGAGGCCAGGCTGGCCCAATTAAAAAGCAATGGTGGCGGCGCCAATGGCGGCGCCAATGGCGACAGAAATGGCGGTGCTAGTAACAACGGAGGTGACAATTCTGCTCCTGTAGGTGCAGCTATTGCTAGCTTCTTAGAGCCTCAAGCTTTGGAGAGGTTGTCCCGCGTGGCGTTGGTTCGTAGAGATAGGGCCCAGGCGGTGGAGGCATAtctaaagaaattgattgGCACGAACAATGTCACCCATAAAATCACAGAGAATGAAATTGTCTCAATATTGAATGGTATCGCCAAGCAACAAAACTCGCAAAGTAACAATaagattatttttgaacGGAAGAATTTCAACGAGGACCTAAATTCGTTCGACAAGCCCAATGCCAAGAATGACTgcgatgaagatgatgacgatttctttgattag
- the TVP18 gene encoding Tvp18p: MALSLGQFINVGGMVKDLKSFNFSVYGRWFGYINIILCIALGIANLFHVSGVIAFGIISIIQGLVILFIEIPFLLKICPLSDNFVEFIKRFETNGWRCIFYLAMAIIQYVSIAVMATSLIVVAVGLTISSISYAVAYTKHQEFQNTNILKNPTDDDFPHEAVVREML, translated from the coding sequence ATGGCGTTAAGTTTAGGACAGTTCATTAACGTGGGCGGTATGGTGAAGGATCTGAAAAGCTTCAATTTTAGCGTATATGGTAGATGGTTTGGATATATCAACATAATTCTATGTATTGCGCTCGGCATAGCGAATCTATTCCATGTGAGCGGGGTGATAGCGTTCGGGATCATCAGTATAATCCAGGGGCTCGtgattcttttcattgaaataCCATTTTTACTGAAAATCTGTCCCCTTAGCGATAATTTCGTTGAATTTATCAAGAGATTTGAAACCAATGGATGGAGGTGTATTTTCTATCTAGCGATGGCGATCATCCAATACGTGTCGATTGCGGTGATGGCCACGAGTTTGATCGTGGTGGCGGTGGGGTTAACGATATCCTCGATCAGCTATGCGGTGGCATATACCAAGCATCAAGAGTTCCAGAATACGAATATCCTCAAGAACCCCACAGACGATGACTTCCCTCACGAGGCTGTAGTCAGAGAGATGTTATAG
- the IRC21 gene encoding Irc21p has product MSNRSVNRDGTDPKLNIRFSVPQRINVTQPTTSSPLHMPVSRSARKPLVRTKIKLDPGHSALDWHSLTSDPENYHSKFISLQLIQGLLDDPIFQRDNSKFPPSQLRAQLLLQKIPLYKMMPPLRINREIVNRHCQGEDEFWCVINGKVYDISGYLKFHPGGPKILLRHRDSDDLITLFNKYHQWVNYEKLLQVCFIGLVCE; this is encoded by the coding sequence ATGAGTAATCGTAGCGTGAACAGGGATGGCACCGATCCGAAACTAAACATCAGGTTCTCAGTACCTCAACGGATAAATGTAACTCAACCGACAACATCATCACCGCTACATATGCCCGTATCAAGATCAGCGAGGAAACCCCTTGTGAGGACTAAGATAAAATTGGATCCCGGACACAGTGCCCTGGACTGGCATTCACTGACCTCCGACCCAGAAAATTATCATTCCAAGTTCATTTCGCTACAGCTTATTCAGGGCTTACTCGATGATCCCATCTTCCAAAGAGATAATTCCAAGTTTCCACCGTCTCAGTTGAGGGCGCAACTACTACTCCAGAAGATTCCTCTATATAAAATGATGCCACCATTGAGGATAAACAGAGAAATCGTTAATAGACATTGCCAAGGTGAGGATGAATTTTGGTGTGTTATAAATGGCAAAGTGTATGATATTTCCGGCTATTTGAAGTTCCATCCAGGTGGACCGAAAATCTTATTAAGGCACCGTGATAGCGATGACTTGATTACATTATTTAATAAGTATCACCAGTGGGTGAATTATGAAAAACTATTACAAGTTTGCTTCATTGGTCTTGTATGCGAATGA
- the NAT4 gene encoding N-terminal L-serine N(alpha)-acetyltransferase NatD has protein sequence MFQRFLSICIDEFPETLDYTGRDENGNSTTTVLHRQMMYVPEDDDDSIDTLGCMNYTLHKADCDQTLHSCVQLVDEHLGAKYRRASRTMYGNRLPWKANKLAEMKSAGLIYVCYWGNDVQGVRALGAFVSFMYTEETGLVEGDAAHEVSVPVIYLYEVHVACAHRGRGLGRRLLTNSLCEGVARRVRRMCDDFFGVALTVFGDNTRARRLYESLEFQRAPGSPVPIAAPPPRVTRRGHGARAPVARDPLYYVYCLHLA, from the coding sequence ATGTTTCAGCGGTTTTTGAGCATTTGCATAGACGAGTTCCCGGAGACCCTCGATTATACGGGAAGGGACGAAAATGGCAATTCCACCACTACAGTCCTGCACAGACAGATGATGTACGTGCCCgaagatgacgacgacAGCATTGACACACTCGGGTGCATGAACTACACGTTGCACAAGGCCGACTGCGACCAGACACTGCACTCGTGCGTGCAGCTGGTGGACGAGCACCTGGGCGCCAAGTACCGCCGGGCGTCGCGCACCATGTACGGCAACCGGCTGCCGTGGAAGGCGAACAAGCTCGCGGAGATGAAAAGCGCCGGTTTGATATATGTCTGTTACTGGGGCAACGACGTGCAAGGCGTGCGAGCGCTGGGCGCGTTTGTCTCCTTCATGTACACGGAGGAGACGGGGCTCGTCGAGGGTGATGCCGCGCACGAGGTGAGCGTGCCCGTGATCTACCTCTACGAGGTGCACGTGGCCTGCGCGCACCGCGGGCGCGGGCTCGGCCGGCGGCTGCTGACAAACTCACTGTGCGAGGGCGTGGCCCGGCGCGTCCGGCGCATGTGCGACGACTTTTTCGGCGTCGCACTCACCGTGTTTGGCGACAACACACGTGCGCGGCGGTTGTATGAGTCGCTCGAGTTTCAGCGTGCACCCGGGTCACCCGTACCGATAGCCGCACCTCCGCCCCGTGTGACGCGACGCGGCCATGGGGCCCGGGCCCCTGTGGCGCGCGATCCCCTCTATTACGTATATTGCCTTCACCTGGCGTAA
- the RCO1 gene encoding Rco1p codes for MDSDTATTVNSNMMDTNKKDASKSPSHCDSSSPSASSLSSTSSKEKKRPKRQSSQNVNYDLKRRKIITCDGTETTFKHEHDNLLLEDGIIEEEPKDLLEKDSKGNIIKLNEPSTTLEDSKTSITGLPLNKGPSEKIKRESLWNYKKNVGGQSNNSELTLVPSVKSTQVPKNFQQLNKDDLKTFLTENVTEESNLRSTKSWKTDIIDRDHDHEHEGDHHNKRSPNVKTKIILSTNATYDSKSKLFGQNSIKSSVDANEKIFKDKNSATIDFENEDFCSACNQSGSFLCCDTCPKSFHFLCLDPPVDPNHLPEGDWHCNECKFKISINNSLTILKKNESNFIKQNDSIKIFTKLLFKIDSSNPRQFQLPNYIKETFPTVKTGPRGQYSDENDKIPLTDRQLFNTSYGQSITKLDTYNPDIHMDSDTGRFLICYKCNQTRLGSWSHPENARLIMTCDYCQTPWHLDCIPRASFKNLGSKWQCPLHSPTKVCKKIHYHQEDDNSNYKVWKKQRSINKKNQIYYQPLQKIGCQNDGNIQIMPTISNTDYSYNRDFKITQIDENSIKYDFFDKIYKSKMVQKRKLFQFQEDLIDKLVSNASQNGNTQDNKIKDIASLIYFQISNDNNNSKPAEKKNNLQKLWDLKELSNVVVPNELNSMQFNDFSSDDIRNLLYLKKIIESKPKDELLKFLDMKDPDN; via the coding sequence ATGGACAGCGACACTGCCACCACTGTCAACAGCAATATGATGGATACCAACAAGAAGGATGCCAGCAAGTCGCCTTCACATTGCGACAGTTCGTCGCCCTCAGCATCTTCTCTATCTTCGACTTCCtccaaagagaaaaagcgTCCTAAGAGACAGTCCTCTCAGAATGTTAATTATGATTtgaagaggaggaaaaTCATTACTTGTGACGGTACAGAAACGACGTTTAAACACGAGCACGATAACCTTTTACTTGAGGACGGTATTATAGAGGAAGAACCTAAGGaccttttggaaaaagatTCTAAAGGTAATATAATCAAACTAAATGAACCATCCACCACTTTGGAGGATTCAAAGACCTCCATTACTGGATTGCCGTTAAATAAAGGCCcctctgaaaaaattaaacgaGAGTCTCTTTGGaactataaaaaaaatgtggGAGGCCAATCAAATAATTCGGAACTAACCCTTGTTCCTAGTGTGAAATCCACGCAAGTGCctaaaaattttcaacagtTGAACAAAGATGACCTGAAAACATTCTTAACAGAGAACGTAACTGAAGAGAGCAATTTGAGATCAACCAAAAGTTGGAAGACCGATATAATAGACAGGGACCATGACCATGAGCACGAGGGCGATCATCATAATAAGAGATCACCGAATGTTAAGACTAAAATAATACTTTCAACCAATGCAACTTACGATTCAAAGAGCAAGTTGTTTGGCCAAAATTCTATTAAATCAAGTGTGGATgcgaatgaaaaaattttcaaggaTAAAAACAGTGCAACGatagattttgaaaatgaagatttttgTTCTGCTTGCAACCAATCGGGCTCATTCTTATGTTGTGATACTTGCCCTAAATCCTTTcactttctttgtttggaTCCACCTGTTGATCCCAACCATTTGCCTGAAGGTGATTGGCACTGTAACGAATGCAAGTTCAAAATCTCGATAAATAACTCATTGaccattttgaagaaaaacgaaTCCAACTTCATTAAACAAAACGATAGCATTAAGATCTTTACTAAATTACTTTTCAAGATCGATTCATCTAATCCAAGGCAATTTCAATTACCAaattatataaaagaaacttttcCTACTGTAAAAACGGGCCCAAGAGGTCAATACTCtgatgaaaatgacaaGATTCCTTTAACTGACAGGCAGTTGTTTAACACTTCTTATGGCCAAAGCATAACAAAATTGGACACATACAACCCAGATATACATATGGATTCAGATACGGGTAGGTTCTTGATTTGTTACAAATGTAATCAAACAAGATTAGGATCATGGTCTCATCCTGAAAATGCAAGATTAATAATGACATGCGATTATTGCCAAACTCCGTGGCATTTGGATTGTATACCTAGagcttctttcaaaaacctAGGCTCAAAATGGCAATGCCCATTACATTCTCCGACTAAGgtttgcaaaaaaatacactACCATCAAGAAGACGATAATTCAAATTACAAGGTTTGGAAAAAGCAGCGTTCgataaataagaaaaatcaaatttattATCAACCGTTACAAAAAATTGGGTGCCAGAATGACGGCAACATCCAAATTATGCCAACTATTAGTAATACCGACTACAGTTACAACCgagatttcaaaatcactCAAATAGACGAAAATTCCATCAagtatgatttttttgataaaatttacAAGTCGAAAATGgtccaaaaaagaaaacttttccaatttcaGGAGGACTTAATTGATAAATTAGTATCAAATGCATCACAAAATGGCAATACCcaagataataaaatcaaGGATATTGCCTCATTAATATACTTCCAAATAAGTAAcgacaataataacagcAAACcagctgaaaaaaaaaataatctaCAGAAACTATGGGACCTTAAGGAACTGTCAAATGTAGTGGTACCAAACGAACTAAATTCCATGCAATTTAACGACTTTTCCAGTGATGATATCAGAAATTTACTGTACCTGAAAAAGATTATTGAATCCAAACCAAAGGATGAACTCTTAAAATTTTTAGACATGAAAGATCCAGACAACTGA
- the PDS5 gene encoding sister chromatid cohesion factor PDS5 — protein MVKGAVSKLKFKSPIISTSEHLISTNELLDRLKALHEELAALDQDNADLTGLDKYRDALVNRKLLKHKDVGIRAFTACCLSDILRLYAPDAPYTDAQLTDIFKLVLSQFEQLGDQENGYHIQQTYLITKLLEYRSIVLIADLPSSSNLLIELFQIFYDSNRCFPSRLYNVIGGILGEVVSEFDSVPLEVLKLIFNKFLTYNPNEIPEGLNVRSDCGYEVSLILCDAYSNRMSRHLTKYYSEIIHQGASDNNDSRTLTVIAKLHKLVLRLWETVPELISAIIGFIYHELSSDNELFRKEATKLIGQILTSYSDLNFVSTHTDTFKTWISKIADISPEVRVQWTESIPNILTTRDDISKELNQALAKTFIDSDPRVRRASVMIFNKVPTIEIWKSITNKAIYTSLLHLAREKHKEVRDLCINTMAKFYSSSLNEVERTYQNKEIWEIIDTIPSTLYNLYYINDSNINEQVDNVIFEYLLPFESDNHKRVHRILTVLSHFDKKAFTSFYAFNARQIKVSFAMSKYIEFSEYLNDQENANSSQGPLILSKYNQTIQWLASGLPDSIKAIDSLETIKQFNDKRIFYLINTCITNDIPFATLKNCFNELINKLQTPGLFKKYNISTGASIMPRDIAKVIQILLFRASPIIYNVSNISVLLKLPNNSDPKHLNLKRKILDDISKVNPTLFKDQIRTLKTIIKNLDDTDAEKHDTLTLEEALKTLYKTSKTLKDQVDFEDTFFFTKLYDFAVEGEPEIAKYSTKLIALSPKAEETLKRIKTRILPLDLKKDKHFTSHIIVLMEAFKSFPHILNDDSTDIISYLIKEVLLSNQVVGDSKKEVDWIEDSLLDESKYSAIGNKVFTLKLFTNKLRSIAPDVLRDELAESFTEKTMKLFFYLIASGGELISEFNKEFYPTPSNYQTKLRCVAGIQVLKLAKISNLNNFIKPSEIIKLVNLVEDESLPVRKAFLEQLKDYVANELISIKFLPLIFFTAYEPDIELKTTTKIWINFTFGLKSFRKGTIFERVLPRLIHAISHHPDIVEGLKSEGDAYLNALTTAIDYLLFYFDSIAAQENFSLLYYLSERVKNYQDKLIEDGEDNEDDEEQEQKAPNKGESRGEKMYIIGELSQMILLTLKEKRNWQHSAYPGKLNLPSDLFKPFATVQDAQLSFKTYLPENLTEKIQNNIRAKIGRILHTSQTQRQRLQKRLLAHENNESQKKKKRVHHVRPKHHDDESDEDEKSGSDNDSYSPSNKNENRRVYENVVKKKLRVRKEIDYKDDEDDDIEMV, from the coding sequence atggtaaaAGGAGCCGTGAGTAAGCTGAAGTTCAAGTCACCTATAATATCCACTTCGGAGCATCTGATATCAACAAATGAACTTCTAGATCGTTTGAAGGCTCTACACGAAGAACTGGCTGCTTTGGATCAGGATAATGCCGACTTAACTGGACTGGACAAATATCGAGACGCCTTGGTCAATAGAAAACTTCTAAAACATAAAGATGTGGGGATTCGTGCCTTTACTGCCTGCTGCCTGAGCGATATTCTAAGACTATATGCTCCAGATGCGCCTTATACGGATGCTCAACTAACagacattttcaaattggtGCTCTCCCAATTCGAACAACTGGGTGACCAAGAAAATGGCTATCATATTCAACAAACTTATCTAATTACCAAGCTACTAGAATATAGATCAATTGTATTAATAGCCGACTTGCCCAGTTCAAGTAATTTATTAATCgaacttttccaaatattttacGATTCTAATAGGTGTTTCCCTTCAAGGCTTTACAACGTTATTGGCGGTATTCTTGGTGAAGTTGTCTCTGAATTTGATTCTGTTCCACTAGAGGtattgaaattgattttcaataaatttcTAACCTATAATCCAAACGAAATCCCCGAAGGTTTGAACGTTCGTTCCGATTGTGGCTACGAGGTTAGCTTAATTTTATGCGATGCTTATTCCAATAGAATGAGTAGACATCTGACCAAATACTACTCCGAGATTATTCATCAGGGAGCCAGCGATAATAATGATTCTAGAACACTCACTGTGATAGCAAAACTACACAAACTGGTTTTAAGACTTTGGGAAACTGTTCCAGAATTAATTTCTGCAATAATCGGATTTATTTATCATGAGCTATCTTCGGATAACGAACTATTCAGAAAAGAAGCTACTAAACTAATCGGTCAAATACTTACCTCATATTCGGATCTGAATTTCGTTTCCACACACACTGATACGTTTAAGACTTGGATTTCTAAAATTGCTGATATTAGTCCTGAAGTTAGGGTCCAGTGGACAGAATCAATTCCCAATATTTTAACTACAAGAGATGATATATCCAAGGAACTCAATCAGGCTTTGGCAAAAACATTTATCGATTCTGATCCTCGTGTGCGTAGGGCTTCCGTTATGATCTTTAACAAGGTCCCTACTATTGAAATATGGAAAAGCATTACCAATAAAGCCATTTATACATCATTGCTACATTTAGCCCGAGAAAAACATAAAGAAGTTAGAGATTTGTGTATAAACACTATGGCCAAGTTTTATTCAAGCTCATTGAACGAAGTCGAAAGAACTtatcaaaataaagaaatctgGGAAATAATCGATACCATACCATCCACCTTATATAATCTTTATTACATCAATGATTCGAACATTAATGAACAAGTTGATAATGTAATTTTTGAGTATCTACTGCCCTTTGAGTCAGATAACCATAAAAGAGTCCATAGAATATTAACGGTATTATCACATTTTGATAAGAAAGCATTTACTTCGTTTTATGCATTTAATGCAAGACAAATCAAAGTGTCATTTGCCATGTCCAAATACATTGAATTCAGCGAATATTTGAACGATCAAGAGAATGCAAACTCATCTCAAGGACCATTGATATTGAGCAAATACAACCAAACTATCCAATGGCTAGCGTCTGGTCTGCCTGATTCTATAAAGGCCATTGATTCTCTAGAGACTATAAAACAATTTAATGATAAGAGGATTTTCTATTTGATAAACACCTGTATCACTAACGATATTCCATTTGCCACTTTAAAAAACTGTTTTAATGAATTAATTAATAAATTACAAACACCCGGattattcaagaaatataatatatctACCGGGGCTTCTATAATGCCGCGCGATATTGCCAAGGTGATTCAAATTTTGCTGTTTAGAGCTTCACCAATAATCTACAACGTGTCTAATATAAGCGTCTTGTTGAAGCTTCCCAATAATTCCGATCCAAAGCATTTAAATTTAAAGAGGAAAATTTTGGATGATATTTCAAAAGTCAATCCTACCTTATTCAAAGATCAAATCAGGACGTTGAAGACAATTATCAAGAATTTGGATGATACAGATGCGGAAAAACATGATACCTTGACACTAGAAGAAGCCCTAAAGACGTTATACAAAACTTCCAAAACCCTAAAGGATCAGGTCGACTTTGAAGAtacgttttttttcactaaaCTATACGACTTTGCCGTTGAAGGTGAACCAGAAATTGCTAAATACTCTACAAAACTAATTGCTCTATCACCGAAAGCGGAAGAAACGCTAAAGAGAATAAAAACTCGGATCCTGCCtttagatttgaaaaaggacaAACATTTCACATCTCATATTATAGTCCTTATGGAAGCTTTCAAAAGCTTCCCCCATATTTTAAATGATGATTCAACTGATATCATATCATACTTAATCAAAGAAGTTTTATTGTCAAATCAAGTCGTGGGTGATTCGAAGAAGGAAGTCGATTGGATAGAAGATTCTTTATTAGATGAATCGAAATATTCTGCAATTGGTAACAAAGTTTTTACTTTAAAACTGTTTACTAACAAGCTAAGATCAATTGCACCTGATGTTCTTCGAGATGAATTAGCAGAAAGTTTTACTGAGAAAACTATGaagttgttcttttatttaattgCAAGTGGTGGTGAATTAATATCTGAATTTAATAAAGAATTCTATCCCACTCCAAGTAATTATCAAACGAAATTGAGATGTGTGGCAGGAATCCAAGTTCTAAAATTAGCCAAAATTTCCAACTTAAATAACTTTATTAAGCCTTCAGAAATTATTAAGCTTGTGAATTTAGTGGAAGATGAATCATTGCCAGTAAGGAAGGCATTTTTAGAGCAATTGAAGGATTATGTTGCTAATGAACTAATTTCAATTAAGTTTCTACCcttaattttctttactgCATATGAACCAGATATAGAattaaaaacaacaacaaagatATGGATAAATTTTACGTTTGGCCTAAAATCATttagaaaaggaacaatttttgaaagagtacTGCCAAGATTAATACATGCAATTTCTCATCATCCTGATATAGTAGAGGGTTTAAAATCCGAAGGTGACGCATATCTGAATGCTTTGACAACTGCAATTGATTATTTGCTGTTTTACTTTGATTCTATCGCTGCTCAAGAGAACTTTAGTTTATTGTATTACTTATCAGAAAGGgtaaaaaattatcaagaTAAACTAATTGAGGACGGggaagataatgaagatgacgaggaACAGGAACAAAAAGCACCAAACAAGGGCGAATCTCGTGGTGAGAAGATGTACATAATTGGAGAACTCTCGCAAATGATTCTATTGActttgaaggaaaaaaggaattggCAACATTCAGCGTATCCTGGTAAATTAAACTTACCATCCGATTTATTCAAACCTTTTGCTACCGTTCAGGATGCACAATTATCATTTAAAACATATCTACCAGAGAACTTAACTgagaaaatacaaaataacATAAGAGCCAAAATAGGACGCATCCTTCATACATCACAAACTCAAAGACAAAGGTTGCAGAAAAGGCTATTAGCCCATGAGAACAATGAAtcacagaagaaaaagaaaagagttCACCATGTGAGACCAAAGCATCACGATGATGAAagtgacgaagatgaaaaatcaGGCAGTGACAATGATAGTTATTCGCCTTCTAACAAGAACGAAAACAGAAGAGTATACGAGAATGTtgtaaagaagaaattaagaGTCAGAAAGGAAATAGATTacaaagatgatgaagatgatgatataGAAATGGTTTAG